One part of the Alistipes onderdonkii genome encodes these proteins:
- a CDS encoding glycoside hydrolase family 18, translating into MKQTIKYLILALLIPAAYCFTACDTDIEPIDQQIIKPDQQDPAQYAAYLAALKAYKASEHYVVYASLANAPAVPGSEKAFLRSLPDSLDIVALENAGNLTEYDIEDIPQAQAKGTKILYTVDYNTLAESTDAAALGTYLDKVIEVVNRYKFDGVTVRYGGAMDAAATQAAATIVSKLSSLTGKILMAEGNPLFIAKENHSAVTYFVLTTTDAVNTFNIRSQLAYATDYAGIALEKIIITAEPGGKLTDENLVQQPAIAEAAKSVITMGPLAGLGIYNIGDDYYDAYINYKQTKHAIGLLNPANPK; encoded by the coding sequence ATGAAACAGACTATAAAATACCTGATTCTGGCGCTGCTCATTCCCGCGGCCTATTGTTTCACGGCCTGCGACACGGACATAGAGCCGATAGACCAGCAGATCATAAAACCCGACCAGCAAGACCCGGCACAGTATGCCGCATATCTGGCAGCCCTCAAAGCGTATAAGGCAAGCGAACACTACGTCGTTTACGCAAGCCTGGCAAATGCTCCGGCCGTACCGGGTTCGGAAAAGGCATTTCTGCGCTCACTGCCCGATTCACTCGACATCGTGGCACTTGAAAACGCCGGTAACCTGACCGAATACGACATCGAGGATATACCCCAGGCGCAGGCCAAGGGCACGAAAATCCTCTATACCGTAGATTACAACACACTCGCGGAATCTACGGACGCCGCAGCGCTGGGGACATATCTCGACAAGGTGATCGAGGTCGTAAACCGGTATAAGTTCGACGGCGTAACGGTACGTTACGGCGGCGCTATGGATGCCGCAGCGACCCAAGCCGCTGCAACGATTGTCAGCAAACTGTCGTCCCTGACCGGAAAAATTCTCATGGCGGAGGGTAACCCGCTCTTTATCGCAAAGGAGAATCATAGTGCCGTAACCTATTTCGTACTCACGACTACGGATGCCGTCAATACGTTCAATATCCGCAGCCAGCTTGCATACGCGACCGATTATGCCGGCATTGCGCTCGAAAAAATCATCATCACGGCCGAGCCGGGCGGGAAACTCACGGATGAAAACCTTGTGCAGCAACCCGCAATCGCCGAAGCGGCAAAAAGCGTAATTACAATGGGGCCGTTAGCCGGGCTGGGTATTTACAACATTGGGGACGATTACTACGACGCTTACATAAATTACAAACAGACCAAGCATGCCATCGGCCTGCTGAATCCGGCAAACCCTAAATAA
- a CDS encoding helix-turn-helix domain-containing protein, with product MNDADIQRMFRQLDLILNLIQETRSAIKLLKQCGNDGADDPLIPNRQLAEILDVRTKQIIEYRKKKLIEAVIIQNRVFFRKSAVKKFIEEHINKGDRSYGKQCYERVRKYR from the coding sequence ATGAATGATGCAGATATACAGCGAATGTTTCGGCAGCTTGACCTCATTCTGAATCTGATACAGGAAACCCGGAGCGCAATAAAATTGCTGAAACAATGCGGTAATGATGGTGCGGATGATCCATTAATTCCAAACCGTCAGCTTGCCGAAATTCTCGATGTCAGAACAAAGCAAATAATCGAGTATCGCAAGAAAAAACTTATCGAAGCCGTAATCATCCAAAATCGTGTCTTTTTCCGAAAGTCTGCCGTGAAGAAATTTATCGAAGAACACATAAACAAAGGAGATAGAAGCTATGGAAAACAGTGCTACGAACGGGTTAGAAAATACCGATAA
- a CDS encoding SusD/RagB family nutrient-binding outer membrane lipoprotein, which yields MNKIKTIIRAVALIAVVSASTGCLDNFEDYNRNPNEATDDELERDNYLVGSKLTKLQNMVIPSEEHLYQFVEALEGGSYGGYVEATVDSWETKFSTFNPTTDWLKAPFVDVITETYPAYRGIINKTDDEVAVALANVLRVAIMNRLADAYGSIPYSKIVEDKKERLTVPYDTQQEAYTQMFKELDTALEALERNRDLSTEAFGEYDQVYNGNLKKWIKYANSLKLRMAMRLSYIDEQTAKAKAAEAIAAGVITENADNAKLQPELNRTTLLWNSWQDHAIGADILCYMNGYKDPRRAKMFTQGTVGEGDAAVKGYYGLRIGTTPANKSKAVTACSSMLITDTDPILWMNAAEIAFLRSEYELRWGSAVSAQSFYEQGIRLSFEERGVAGAEDYIADEANVPEAYTDPLGVIENNTALPQSRITIKWKEDAQFEENLERIITQKWIAIFPLGNEAWAEYRRTGYPKLMPAKDNKSGGTVNSKYGMRRLPYPSEEYSENRTNVEAAITSLGGPDNGGTRTWWDCKPLN from the coding sequence ATGAACAAAATAAAGACAATAATTCGTGCCGTTGCTCTTATCGCAGTAGTAAGCGCATCGACGGGATGCCTTGACAACTTCGAAGATTACAACCGTAATCCGAACGAAGCGACAGACGACGAACTGGAACGCGACAACTACCTCGTGGGGTCGAAACTCACCAAACTGCAAAATATGGTGATCCCCTCGGAAGAACACCTATACCAATTTGTCGAAGCACTCGAAGGCGGCAGCTACGGCGGCTACGTCGAAGCGACGGTAGACAGCTGGGAAACGAAATTCTCAACGTTCAATCCCACCACCGACTGGCTCAAAGCGCCGTTTGTGGATGTCATCACCGAAACTTACCCCGCTTACCGCGGCATCATCAACAAAACCGACGACGAAGTGGCGGTAGCCCTGGCCAACGTCCTGCGCGTGGCGATTATGAACCGCCTGGCCGACGCTTACGGCTCGATACCCTACTCCAAGATCGTAGAGGACAAAAAAGAACGCCTGACCGTCCCCTATGACACGCAACAGGAAGCATATACGCAGATGTTCAAAGAACTGGACACCGCGCTGGAAGCGCTGGAGCGCAACCGGGATTTGAGTACGGAAGCCTTCGGCGAATACGACCAGGTTTACAACGGCAACCTTAAAAAGTGGATCAAATACGCCAATTCGCTTAAACTGCGTATGGCGATGCGCCTTTCCTATATCGACGAGCAGACCGCAAAGGCAAAAGCTGCGGAAGCCATCGCCGCCGGGGTCATCACCGAGAATGCCGACAATGCGAAGCTTCAGCCCGAACTCAACCGCACGACATTGCTTTGGAACAGTTGGCAGGACCACGCCATCGGAGCCGACATCCTCTGCTACATGAACGGCTACAAAGACCCGCGCCGGGCAAAGATGTTCACACAGGGAACCGTCGGAGAGGGCGATGCCGCAGTGAAAGGCTATTACGGCCTGCGCATCGGCACGACACCGGCCAACAAGTCCAAGGCCGTAACGGCATGTTCCTCGATGCTCATTACCGACACCGACCCTATTTTATGGATGAACGCAGCGGAAATCGCGTTCCTGCGCTCCGAATATGAACTACGCTGGGGAAGTGCGGTATCGGCACAGAGTTTCTACGAACAAGGCATTCGGCTTTCATTCGAGGAACGCGGCGTAGCCGGAGCAGAGGATTATATCGCCGACGAAGCGAACGTCCCCGAAGCCTACACCGACCCTCTCGGCGTTATCGAAAACAACACCGCATTACCGCAAAGCCGCATCACGATCAAATGGAAAGAAGATGCACAGTTCGAAGAAAACCTCGAACGCATCATCACCCAGAAATGGATTGCGATTTTCCCGCTCGGAAATGAAGCGTGGGCGGAATACCGGCGCACGGGCTATCCGAAACTGATGCCGGCCAAAGACAATAAATCCGGTGGAACGGTGAACTCCAAGTACGGCATGCGCAGACTTCCCTACCCATCCGAGGAATATTCCGAGAACCGCACAAATGTCGAAGCGGCGATAACTTCGCTCGGCGGCCCCGACAACGGCGGTACGCGCACATGGTGGGATTGCAAACCCTTAAATTAA
- a CDS encoding FecR family protein: MDSLRAAQIHNALATLCKKMDKELLYKYINGQTSEQEEKTIVDWLDADPNNQKELNALWSMQDAIIANAPYPHHPHLHLPTRRPKWYRQRFIRICTQAAAVLLLVAGSWYASRTVIIEDTAKQYLSVAAPAGQRIDITLQDGTSVCLNSGAKLEYPIRFNRNRRVKLSGEAMFNVEHDAARPFIVETFACDVEVLGTKFNVTANELTHDFTTALLRGKVKVTNKLASGDQIILDPNEKVCLNGNRLVLTRIENTDDYLWTEGILNLVGHPFADIIAKMEKTYGVKIQIQTAELPQIDVIRGKIPVNMGLDYALRALQKITPFQYEKDENNVIHIK, from the coding sequence ATGGATTCGCTGCGGGCGGCCCAAATTCATAATGCACTCGCCACACTATGTAAAAAAATGGACAAAGAATTATTATATAAGTACATAAACGGCCAAACTTCCGAGCAGGAAGAAAAAACGATTGTAGACTGGCTCGATGCCGACCCCAATAACCAGAAAGAATTAAATGCTTTATGGTCTATGCAGGACGCGATTATCGCAAATGCTCCTTATCCGCACCACCCCCATCTGCACCTGCCGACCAGACGCCCGAAATGGTATCGCCAGCGCTTTATTCGTATCTGTACCCAGGCTGCCGCAGTATTACTATTGGTCGCTGGCAGTTGGTACGCTTCCAGAACCGTCATTATCGAAGATACCGCAAAACAATATCTGTCCGTTGCCGCACCGGCAGGACAACGTATAGACATTACACTCCAGGACGGAACCAGCGTTTGCCTGAACAGCGGGGCAAAACTGGAATATCCGATACGGTTCAATAGGAATCGCCGTGTGAAACTCTCCGGCGAGGCCATGTTCAACGTAGAGCATGATGCCGCCCGTCCCTTCATCGTGGAAACTTTCGCCTGCGACGTGGAAGTGCTGGGCACGAAATTCAATGTAACGGCAAACGAACTGACACACGACTTCACGACTGCATTATTGAGGGGAAAAGTCAAAGTAACCAACAAACTGGCAAGCGGCGACCAGATTATATTAGACCCGAACGAAAAGGTATGCCTAAACGGGAATCGTCTGGTATTGACCAGGATTGAGAATACGGACGACTATTTATGGACGGAGGGTATTCTGAATCTCGTTGGACACCCGTTTGCCGACATCATCGCCAAAATGGAGAAAACATACGGTGTGAAAATCCAGATCCAAACGGCCGAACTTCCGCAGATCGACGTTATCCGCGGAAAAATCCCCGTCAATATGGGGCTGGACTATGCGCTAAGGGCCTTGCAGAAAATAACCCCGTTCCAATATGAGAAAGACGAAAACAATGTAATCCACATAAAATAA
- a CDS encoding SusC/RagA family TonB-linked outer membrane protein, with protein MNNKFIQQIKCWFTFLFIICSTFSAWGAYAQTAKVTLQMDNVRMEQVMNEIEKQTSYFFIVNKGVDINRTISINVADKPLGIALQAMVAGTKTEYKIYQQNIYLSVSSDKKAANNGSTKVSGVVRDTKGTPVVGASVVVKGTTIGTSSGLDGAFSLQVPAPAQTAELYVNFIGYDPVTVKIGTQTFFAITLKEAAEQIEDVVITALGIKRSEKALAYTVQQVKSEAVTTVKSANFVNSLAGKVAGAVINTSSSGVGGSAKVIMRGMKSIMQTSNVLYVIDGIPMHNFTSDGSMEFGSRGTTESIADMNPDDIESISVMTGAAAAALYGSDAANGAMLITTKKGKAGATQIQVSSNTEFMNPLRLPDFQTRYGTGRKGKASGSTIHSWGAPLNQAARYNYSPEDFLQTGHILTNSVTLSGGTEKNQIYFSTAAVNSKGLVPNNKYNRYNFTFRNTSHLLNDRLILDVSGSYIIQKDRNMINQGVYSNPLVSAYLFPRGDDFSLVKAFERWNPARKIYAQFWPQGEGGDLRMQNPYWIAYRNPRENSRKRYIFTGGITYKITDWMNVAGRIRIDNTNSLYTEKLYATSNPTLLENSKKGKYTETRGEERQTYGDVMLNISKTFKEKFALDAHIGASIKDNRFDELSVYGPIAGAPNIFNVVNLDKSQKKTPKTGWHEQTQSFFYSLELGWKSQLFVTTTGRNDWASQLANSPQKSFFYPSVGVSWLPSSTFNFPEKFNYLKIRASWASVANPFPRELTIATHPYDDTISGWDDKSNYPIGQLYPERTKTWELGFDARFLNGFTLTASWYRADTYNQTFNPNLSASSGYSDIYIQTGHVRNTGVEASLGYNHQWKNWNWNSQFTFSWNKNKIIELCKEWYNPITEETISMNRLQISKLGRAKFILKEGGSMGDLYSTTDLRRDDKGNIEIDEGGNVVVEDNLPDMKLGSVFPDYNLAWRNSVSWKNLNLGFLVTARIGGIVNSLTQANMDLFGVSEATAAARDAGGALVNGRSLVNPETWYTAIASQGGIPQYYTYSATNVRLQELSLGYTIPRKWLHNVCSITVSFVGRNLWMMYCKAPFDPEAVASTNNFYQGMDYFMMPSTRNLGFNINIKF; from the coding sequence ATGAATAATAAATTTATTCAGCAAATTAAATGCTGGTTTACTTTTCTATTCATAATTTGCTCCACGTTCTCCGCATGGGGAGCGTATGCCCAGACCGCGAAAGTAACATTGCAGATGGACAATGTTCGCATGGAGCAGGTTATGAATGAAATAGAAAAACAGACCAGCTATTTCTTCATCGTAAACAAAGGCGTAGATATTAACAGAACCATCAGTATCAATGTCGCCGATAAACCGCTCGGCATAGCGTTACAGGCGATGGTCGCAGGAACGAAAACCGAGTACAAAATCTACCAGCAAAACATTTATCTTTCCGTATCCTCGGACAAGAAAGCCGCAAACAACGGCTCCACAAAGGTCAGCGGTGTCGTGCGCGACACCAAAGGGACACCCGTTGTCGGGGCATCGGTGGTCGTAAAGGGAACGACCATCGGCACAAGTTCCGGACTTGACGGCGCTTTCTCGCTCCAAGTCCCCGCACCTGCCCAAACCGCTGAATTGTATGTCAATTTCATCGGCTATGACCCCGTAACAGTAAAAATCGGCACACAAACCTTTTTTGCCATAACACTCAAAGAAGCAGCAGAGCAGATTGAAGACGTGGTGATCACGGCCCTGGGTATCAAACGCTCGGAAAAGGCACTGGCCTACACCGTGCAGCAAGTGAAGTCCGAAGCCGTAACAACCGTAAAATCCGCGAACTTCGTGAACAGCCTCGCAGGTAAAGTCGCCGGAGCCGTTATCAATACCAGTTCGTCCGGCGTGGGCGGTTCGGCCAAAGTCATTATGCGCGGTATGAAGTCGATTATGCAGACCTCGAACGTACTGTATGTGATTGACGGTATTCCTATGCACAACTTCACCAGCGACGGCAGCATGGAGTTCGGATCACGCGGCACAACGGAATCCATCGCCGATATGAACCCCGATGACATTGAATCTATATCCGTTATGACCGGAGCCGCAGCCGCGGCATTGTACGGTTCTGACGCCGCGAACGGCGCAATGCTCATTACCACCAAAAAAGGTAAGGCCGGAGCAACACAGATACAGGTTTCGAGTAACACGGAATTTATGAACCCGCTGCGCCTGCCGGACTTCCAGACCCGCTACGGCACGGGGCGTAAAGGCAAAGCCAGCGGTTCGACAATCCATAGCTGGGGCGCACCGCTCAACCAAGCGGCACGTTACAACTACTCGCCCGAAGATTTCCTGCAAACAGGTCACATACTGACAAACTCCGTAACACTGTCCGGGGGTACGGAGAAAAACCAAATCTATTTCTCGACCGCAGCAGTAAACTCCAAAGGACTTGTCCCCAACAACAAGTACAATCGTTATAACTTTACATTCCGCAATACGTCGCACCTGCTGAACGACCGTTTGATACTGGACGTAAGCGGAAGCTACATCATCCAGAAAGACCGCAACATGATAAACCAGGGCGTGTACTCAAACCCGCTCGTATCGGCTTATCTCTTTCCCCGCGGCGATGATTTTTCGCTCGTAAAGGCATTCGAGCGCTGGAACCCAGCACGCAAAATCTATGCACAGTTCTGGCCGCAGGGCGAGGGCGGCGACCTGCGCATGCAGAATCCCTATTGGATCGCCTACCGCAATCCTCGCGAAAACAGCCGCAAGCGCTATATATTTACGGGCGGCATTACCTATAAAATCACCGACTGGATGAATGTCGCAGGACGTATCCGCATCGATAACACCAATAGTTTATATACGGAAAAACTGTACGCAACATCGAACCCCACGCTGCTGGAGAACAGCAAAAAAGGTAAATATACCGAAACCCGCGGCGAAGAACGTCAGACCTACGGCGACGTAATGCTCAACATCAGCAAAACGTTCAAAGAGAAATTCGCGCTCGACGCACATATCGGCGCGTCGATCAAAGACAACCGCTTCGACGAACTCTCGGTATATGGCCCCATTGCCGGCGCTCCCAACATCTTCAATGTCGTGAACCTCGATAAGAGCCAGAAGAAAACGCCGAAAACCGGCTGGCACGAGCAAACGCAGTCGTTTTTCTACTCCCTGGAACTGGGCTGGAAGTCGCAACTGTTCGTAACGACGACCGGACGTAACGACTGGGCGTCGCAGCTTGCCAACTCACCCCAAAAGTCGTTTTTCTACCCCTCGGTCGGCGTATCGTGGCTGCCCAGCAGTACATTCAATTTCCCGGAGAAGTTTAACTACCTGAAAATCCGCGCTTCGTGGGCTTCGGTAGCAAACCCCTTTCCGCGGGAACTGACAATCGCCACACACCCCTACGACGACACCATTTCCGGTTGGGACGACAAATCGAACTACCCCATCGGCCAGCTTTACCCGGAGCGGACGAAAACATGGGAATTAGGATTCGACGCCCGGTTCCTCAATGGATTCACACTCACGGCATCGTGGTATCGCGCCGACACCTATAACCAGACTTTCAACCCGAATCTGTCCGCATCGTCCGGCTACTCCGACATTTATATTCAGACCGGCCACGTGCGCAATACGGGTGTCGAGGCAAGCCTGGGTTACAACCACCAATGGAAAAACTGGAATTGGAACTCGCAGTTTACTTTCTCCTGGAACAAAAACAAGATCATCGAACTTTGCAAGGAGTGGTACAACCCGATCACCGAGGAAACAATCAGCATGAATAGGCTCCAGATCAGTAAGCTGGGGCGCGCTAAATTTATTCTCAAAGAGGGCGGTTCGATGGGCGACCTTTATTCCACGACCGACCTGCGGCGCGACGACAAAGGCAACATCGAGATCGACGAGGGCGGCAACGTCGTCGTAGAGGACAACCTGCCCGACATGAAACTCGGTTCCGTATTCCCGGACTATAACCTCGCATGGCGCAACAGCGTATCGTGGAAGAACCTGAACCTCGGATTCCTCGTAACGGCACGCATCGGCGGCATCGTCAATTCACTCACGCAAGCCAACATGGACCTATTCGGCGTGTCCGAAGCAACGGCTGCCGCGCGCGATGCCGGAGGTGCTTTGGTAAACGGCCGCAGCCTGGTAAACCCGGAAACCTGGTATACGGCCATAGCGTCGCAGGGCGGAATACCCCAATATTACACCTACTCGGCAACCAACGTCCGCCTCCAGGAACTTTCACTGGGCTACACGATTCCCCGCAAATGGCTGCACAACGTATGTTCGATCACCGTATCGTTCGTAGGCCGCAACTTGTGGATGATGTATTGTAAAGCGCCGTTCGACCCCGAAGCCGTGGCATCGACAAACAATTTCTATCAGGGAATGGACTATTTCATGATGCCCTCGACACGTAACCTGGGATTCAATATTAACATTAAATTCTAA
- a CDS encoding RNA polymerase sigma-70 factor, which yields MSELDKHITLENFERLYSEYKPRFIIIARSYIRNNMAAEDIVTDSFLYFWENKDKLNITTTIQAYILGSVKHGCLEWLRNQKNRLKIQQQIHTTAYRSIKAKITVLESTNPEASFTAEIKSIIESQINKMPEPMRQIFLYNRFEGKTYQEIAEITGINVRNVTANIQRALAIMRIALNDYLIILIIVLYSSVIR from the coding sequence ATGTCAGAACTGGATAAACATATCACGCTCGAAAATTTCGAACGATTATACTCCGAGTATAAGCCTCGTTTTATCATTATCGCCCGGTCATACATCCGCAACAATATGGCCGCGGAGGACATCGTTACCGACAGCTTCCTTTATTTTTGGGAAAACAAGGACAAGCTGAATATTACTACGACTATCCAGGCATATATTTTAGGATCCGTGAAACATGGCTGTCTTGAATGGCTGCGCAACCAGAAAAACAGACTCAAAATCCAGCAACAAATACATACGACGGCTTACCGCAGCATCAAAGCCAAAATCACCGTTTTGGAAAGTACCAACCCCGAAGCATCCTTTACGGCGGAAATAAAATCCATCATCGAAAGCCAGATCAACAAAATGCCCGAACCCATGCGGCAAATCTTCCTTTACAACCGCTTCGAGGGCAAGACTTACCAAGAAATCGCCGAAATTACAGGAATCAATGTGCGCAACGTCACAGCCAATATCCAACGGGCTTTGGCCATCATGCGAATCGCACTGAACGACTATCTCATCATTTTAATTATCGTCCTGTATTCCAGCGTTATACGATAA
- a CDS encoding ArdC family protein: MNNDKIIAAIAPAFTALMIEKIQNLKTGWNKPWVSMAQGCPRNLAGRYYNGGNLFMLLLLTEYKRYKTPIFLTYKQAQDEEINVKKGEKSFPVYFWYLYAIPKDQKDGKGMPYEKYARLSDEQKKAYKLLPLLRYYSVFNIDQTDMPEKNPERYARLLEQAAGMPQTDGTTCAEVDHMVDAGKWYCRIEVLESDSAFYRPSADVIVCPQKTQFPKGADYYSTLLHEVAHSTGHPSRLNRDMSGFFGSPSYAREELIAEMTAALCGIRFGLATTPQQENAAYLASWLRGLKEKPEYLFDILIDANKAATMIADRVEESNAKPDETAA; the protein is encoded by the coding sequence ATGAACAACGATAAAATCATCGCAGCAATCGCGCCCGCATTTACGGCGCTGATGATAGAGAAGATACAAAACCTTAAAACGGGTTGGAACAAGCCGTGGGTTTCGATGGCACAGGGATGTCCCCGCAATCTGGCCGGGCGGTATTACAACGGCGGAAACCTGTTCATGCTTCTGCTGCTGACCGAATACAAGCGCTACAAAACGCCTATTTTCCTAACCTACAAGCAAGCGCAGGATGAAGAAATCAACGTGAAGAAAGGCGAAAAATCGTTTCCGGTTTATTTCTGGTATTTGTACGCCATTCCCAAAGACCAAAAAGACGGAAAAGGCATGCCATACGAGAAATACGCCCGTTTGTCAGACGAGCAGAAAAAGGCTTACAAGTTGTTGCCCCTGCTGCGCTATTATTCGGTATTCAATATCGACCAAACCGATATGCCGGAGAAGAACCCCGAACGCTATGCACGGCTGTTGGAGCAGGCCGCAGGGATGCCGCAGACGGACGGAACGACCTGCGCCGAAGTCGATCACATGGTCGATGCCGGGAAATGGTATTGCAGGATCGAAGTATTGGAATCCGACAGCGCATTTTATCGTCCCAGCGCCGATGTAATCGTATGCCCGCAGAAAACACAATTCCCCAAAGGTGCGGATTATTATTCGACGCTGCTGCACGAGGTCGCCCACAGCACGGGCCACCCGTCGCGGCTCAACCGGGATATGTCCGGTTTTTTTGGTTCGCCCAGCTATGCCCGCGAGGAACTGATCGCCGAAATGACCGCCGCACTTTGCGGCATACGGTTCGGGCTTGCAACAACTCCGCAGCAGGAAAACGCCGCCTATCTCGCAAGCTGGCTGCGGGGGCTGAAAGAGAAACCCGAATACCTGTTCGACATCCTTATCGACGCGAACAAGGCCGCCACGATGATCGCCGACCGTGTGGAAGAAAGCAACGCTAAACCCGACGAAACAGCAGCATAA
- a CDS encoding toprim domain-containing protein, which produces MIDKQTVLSLTNGGLNVFRHYFGNGISTRRKFRNPFYEDTHPSCSLYFDSQRGIYKYKDFGNEDYSGDCFDLVATLHNLSCRNTENFIEILRIIDRELNLGIEDASPTTSPRILPKPPAPPPKPQEPLPYKYQRQPFPAEELAHWKQYGIDAETLNRYGVVSLAEYCGISNSGHTFTLRSSPSEPMFGYVRQSGIKIYRPKSQSRFLFGGNFNGYYCFGLEQLPVAGNTLIITGGEKDVLSLAAHGFPAICFGSETARIPHKQIEELTQRFRNIVLLYDMDATGKKHALALQQELRAYNVGRLELPLPGTKQEKDISDYFRLGHTATEFRKLMPRPKVQQYIQHKSGKTIKY; this is translated from the coding sequence ACTTCGGAAACGGTATCAGTACCAGACGTAAGTTCCGCAACCCCTTTTATGAGGACACACACCCATCATGTAGTTTATACTTCGACAGCCAACGCGGGATTTACAAATACAAGGACTTCGGGAACGAGGATTATTCCGGCGATTGCTTCGACCTGGTAGCAACGCTCCACAACCTGTCGTGCCGAAATACCGAGAACTTTATCGAAATACTCCGCATCATCGACCGTGAGTTAAATCTGGGAATAGAGGATGCCTCGCCGACTACAAGTCCCCGAATCTTACCAAAACCACCAGCTCCACCCCCAAAGCCCCAAGAACCTTTACCCTATAAATATCAGAGACAACCCTTTCCTGCAGAGGAGTTAGCACATTGGAAGCAATACGGCATTGACGCAGAAACCCTCAATCGGTACGGGGTCGTATCGCTGGCGGAATATTGCGGCATCAGCAATTCGGGCCACACTTTTACGCTTCGGTCGTCGCCGTCCGAACCCATGTTCGGATATGTCCGGCAGAGCGGGATAAAGATTTACCGTCCCAAATCGCAATCTCGGTTTCTGTTCGGAGGCAACTTTAACGGTTACTACTGTTTCGGACTGGAGCAACTACCCGTCGCGGGTAACACGCTGATTATTACAGGCGGAGAAAAGGACGTGCTTTCGCTGGCAGCGCACGGATTCCCGGCGATCTGTTTTGGCAGCGAAACAGCCCGCATACCGCACAAACAGATAGAAGAACTGACGCAGCGGTTCCGAAACATTGTACTGCTATATGATATGGACGCAACGGGCAAGAAGCACGCCCTCGCATTACAGCAGGAACTTCGGGCCTACAATGTCGGCCGTCTGGAACTTCCGCTGCCCGGAACCAAACAGGAAAAGGATATATCCGACTACTTCCGTCTGGGACACACGGCAACCGAATTTCGCAAGCTGATGCCCCGCCCGAAGGTACAGCAATATATACAGCACAAAAGCGGAAAAACCATTAAATATTAG